Proteins encoded within one genomic window of Polyangia bacterium:
- the phoU gene encoding phosphate signaling complex protein PhoU produces MIGHTDREFEQELRLLRDRLSTMAERASAQIALAMKALSDQNDDLAQQVIRSDAAIDADENDIDRLAMHILATRHPVASDLRFTTMALKFVVDVERIGDLAAGIAKRALELNRLPTLEARGDLSQLATMVQKNLHVAIDAFVRGDAEQASVVIKADSEIDRLNASLFAELMAHVAANPATVTRVLPLSSVCRYLERIGDHVKNLAEEVIFMVEATDVRHRSVT; encoded by the coding sequence ATGATTGGCCATACCGACAGGGAGTTCGAGCAGGAACTGCGGCTGCTTCGCGATCGGCTGTCGACCATGGCCGAGCGGGCGTCGGCCCAGATCGCGCTGGCGATGAAGGCGCTCAGCGATCAGAACGACGATCTGGCGCAGCAGGTGATCCGCTCTGACGCGGCCATCGACGCCGACGAGAACGACATCGATCGCCTGGCGATGCACATTCTGGCCACCCGTCACCCGGTCGCTTCCGACCTGCGCTTCACCACCATGGCGTTGAAGTTCGTCGTCGACGTTGAACGGATCGGCGACCTGGCGGCGGGCATCGCCAAGCGGGCCCTGGAGCTGAACCGGCTGCCAACGCTGGAGGCGCGCGGCGATCTCAGCCAGCTGGCCACGATGGTGCAGAAGAATCTGCACGTCGCCATCGACGCCTTCGTGCGCGGCGACGCCGAACAAGCATCGGTGGTGATCAAGGCCGACAGCGAGATCGATCGATTGAACGCCAGCCTGTTCGCCGAGTTGATGGCGCACGTCGCCGCCAATCCGGCCACCGTGACCCGGGTGCTGCCGCTGAGCTCGGTCTGCCGATATCTGGAGCGCATTGGCGACCACGTGAAGAATCTGGCCGAGGAGGTCATTTTCATGGTGGAAGCGACCGACGTGCGTCATCGCTCCGTCACGTGA
- the pstS gene encoding phosphate ABC transporter substrate-binding protein PstS encodes MMNTKKLTGALAFLTLTSASAAFAAGTTLNGSGSTLSKPYQETAIEEFKKGNKGVTLNYGGGGSGKGRQDLSDMVVDFAGSDSPYKEADLAKVKGGEVLYFPILLGPITISYNVESIGKLMLSAATIAKIFQRDIKKWNDKAIAADNPGVKLPDLDIVVAHRADGSGTTQNFTEYLNNAAKGIWRLKSGSTVEWPADTQAGQGNGGVAQIVKSTKGAIGYVDLSDAKASGLKYVAVKNQAGKFVEPTTSAASAAGDGIDVKGNLLFSALNAKGDKSYPITCQTWVIVYAKQSDHAKGEALKSYLKFLVKDGQKLLPEIDYAPLPASLQERAVKQIEKIKVP; translated from the coding sequence ATGATGAACACCAAGAAACTAACGGGCGCTCTGGCTTTCCTCACTCTCACCAGCGCGTCGGCGGCGTTTGCCGCTGGAACCACTCTCAACGGCAGCGGCTCGACCCTGTCGAAGCCCTATCAGGAAACGGCGATCGAGGAGTTCAAGAAGGGCAACAAGGGCGTCACCTTGAACTACGGCGGGGGCGGCAGTGGCAAGGGCCGACAGGATCTCTCGGACATGGTGGTGGACTTCGCCGGCTCAGACTCGCCTTACAAAGAAGCGGACCTGGCCAAGGTCAAGGGCGGCGAGGTGCTTTACTTCCCGATTCTCCTCGGCCCCATCACCATCAGCTACAACGTCGAAAGCATCGGCAAGTTGATGTTGTCCGCCGCGACCATCGCCAAGATTTTCCAGCGGGACATCAAGAAGTGGAACGACAAGGCCATCGCTGCGGACAACCCGGGCGTCAAGCTGCCTGACCTGGACATCGTGGTTGCTCATCGCGCGGACGGCTCCGGCACCACGCAGAACTTCACCGAATACCTGAATAACGCGGCCAAGGGCATCTGGCGCCTGAAGAGCGGATCAACCGTGGAATGGCCCGCCGACACGCAGGCGGGCCAGGGCAACGGCGGCGTCGCGCAGATCGTGAAGTCGACCAAAGGGGCAATCGGTTATGTCGATCTGTCGGACGCCAAGGCCTCAGGGCTGAAGTACGTGGCGGTGAAGAACCAGGCCGGCAAGTTCGTCGAGCCGACCACCTCCGCTGCCTCGGCGGCGGGCGACGGCATCGACGTCAAGGGCAACCTGCTGTTCAGCGCGCTGAACGCCAAGGGCGACAAGTCGTATCCGATCACCTGCCAGACCTGGGTGATCGTCTACGCCAAGCAGAGTGACCACGCCAAGGGCGAGGCGCTGAAGTCGTACCTGAAGTTCCTGGTCAAGGACGGCCAGAAGCTGCTGCCCGAGATCGACTACGCGCCGTTGCCGGCCAGCCTGCAAGAGCGGGCCGTCAAGCAGATCGAGAAGATCAAGGTCCCGTAA
- the pstC gene encoding phosphate ABC transporter permease subunit PstC, protein MMDLRGNRAYAERAFRGLAGGAAGLVLLILGLIAVTITKRSLPVFRHMGVDFFTTSRWSPADLLFGALPFVWGTAFTALIALLIAVPISLGMSLFMTQVAPPSVRRPMVYMMDLLAGVPSVVFGLWGVLVLSQYFDLGRSFLTAGIILAIMIIPIITSLSREVIETTPPGDKEGALALGATRWEMINAAVIPHSAGGLVGAVMLGLGRAMGETIAAALVIGSALGQITVNPFAPGNSMPAVIANEWGEADTLHKSALIALAVTLFVITIIVNLIATGIVQRSMKRSRGT, encoded by the coding sequence ATGATGGACCTGCGGGGAAATCGAGCCTACGCCGAGCGCGCCTTCCGCGGACTGGCGGGCGGCGCGGCCGGGCTGGTGCTGCTGATCTTGGGGCTCATCGCCGTCACGATCACGAAGCGCTCGCTGCCGGTGTTCCGGCACATGGGCGTCGATTTCTTCACCACCAGCCGCTGGTCGCCGGCCGATCTTTTGTTTGGTGCCCTGCCCTTCGTCTGGGGCACCGCCTTCACCGCGCTCATCGCCCTGCTCATCGCGGTGCCGATCAGCCTGGGCATGTCGCTGTTCATGACCCAGGTGGCGCCGCCGTCGGTGCGGCGCCCGATGGTGTACATGATGGACCTGCTGGCCGGCGTGCCGTCGGTGGTCTTCGGTCTGTGGGGCGTGCTGGTGTTGTCGCAGTACTTCGACCTCGGGCGATCGTTTCTCACCGCCGGGATCATCCTGGCCATCATGATCATCCCGATCATCACCTCGCTGTCCCGCGAGGTGATCGAGACGACGCCCCCCGGTGACAAGGAAGGCGCTCTGGCGCTGGGAGCCACGCGCTGGGAGATGATCAACGCCGCCGTCATTCCGCACAGCGCCGGTGGCCTGGTAGGCGCGGTGATGCTGGGCCTCGGCCGGGCCATGGGCGAGACCATCGCTGCGGCGCTGGTGATCGGGTCGGCGCTGGGGCAGATCACCGTCAATCCGTTCGCGCCTGGTAACTCCATGCCGGCGGTCATTGCCAACGAATGGGGAGAAGCGGACACGCTGCACAAATCGGCGCTGATCGCCCTGGCCGTCACCCTGTTCGTTATCACTATCATCGTGAACTTGATCGCCACTGGCATCGTTCAGCGGTCGATGAAGAGATCGAGGGGAACGTGA
- the pstA gene encoding phosphate ABC transporter permease PstA, with protein sequence MIELTEVAASTTPPPDLSAKRSWRSFKSGAMTVLMIASVLAVALPLVAVVYAVFGRGFAVAFRDFPDFFIKEIPMVARRAGPGMGPAILGTLLTSGAATLIAVPLGVLGAVYLHEYGVKSRFSRLVRFMATVMTGVPSIVMGLFIYVLWTLHFGYSAFGGALALACLMLPVVIGATEQMLMLVPHHLREASYALGTSKSRTILTVVLPAALPGIVSGSLLAVARAAGETAPLLFAVGAASEYNPHLFTEANTALSIQIFGNATSSFVAAQDRAWGAALTLVLLTFVITLVARVFTARIARRR encoded by the coding sequence GTGATCGAACTGACCGAGGTCGCCGCATCGACCACCCCGCCGCCGGATCTCAGCGCCAAGCGAAGCTGGCGTTCGTTCAAGAGCGGCGCCATGACCGTGCTGATGATCGCGTCGGTGCTGGCCGTGGCGCTGCCGCTGGTGGCGGTGGTGTATGCCGTCTTCGGCCGCGGGTTCGCCGTCGCCTTCCGCGATTTTCCGGACTTCTTCATCAAAGAGATCCCCATGGTGGCGCGCCGAGCAGGCCCGGGCATGGGCCCGGCCATCCTGGGTACCCTTCTGACCTCGGGCGCGGCCACGCTGATCGCCGTTCCGCTGGGCGTGCTGGGCGCCGTCTACCTCCACGAATATGGCGTGAAAAGCCGCTTTTCCCGCCTGGTGCGCTTCATGGCCACCGTGATGACCGGCGTGCCGTCGATCGTGATGGGTCTGTTCATCTACGTCCTCTGGACGCTGCACTTCGGGTATTCCGCCTTCGGCGGCGCGCTGGCGCTGGCGTGTTTGATGTTGCCGGTGGTCATCGGGGCGACCGAGCAAATGCTGATGCTGGTCCCCCACCATCTGCGCGAGGCCTCTTATGCGCTGGGTACGTCGAAGAGCCGCACCATCTTGACAGTGGTGTTGCCGGCAGCGCTGCCAGGGATCGTGTCGGGCTCGCTGCTGGCGGTGGCGCGCGCCGCCGGCGAGACAGCGCCGCTGCTGTTCGCGGTGGGCGCCGCCAGCGAATACAACCCGCACCTGTTCACCGAGGCGAACACCGCCCTGTCCATCCAGATTTTCGGCAACGCCACCTCATCCTTCGTCGCCGCGCAGGATCGCGCCTGGGGCGCGGCGCTGACGCTGGTCTTGCTGACGTTTGTCATCACGCTGGTTGCGCGCGTCTTCACCGCGCGCATCGCCCGGAGGAGGTAG
- the pstB gene encoding phosphate ABC transporter ATP-binding protein PstB, with protein sequence MLTEDRTETHSRSPRAPAGVPPIEVPPAKASSGRVDQSIVFELADLEVYYGAFRAVRGVTMKIFKNEITAFIGPSGCGKTTVLRSFNRMHDVTPGARVAGGLHYRGAALYGPNVSAAEVRRRIGMVFQKPNPFPKSIYDNVAFGPRSKGVRSKADLDVIVEKSLRSAALWEEVKDRLKASAQGMSGGQQQRLCIARTIAVGPEVVLMDEPCSALDPIATARIEDLMRELKSQFTIVIVTHNMQQAARVSDRTAFFTTEIDPKSDRRTGTLVEYDETSKIFSNPSDERTENYITGRFG encoded by the coding sequence ATGCTGACCGAGGATCGCACGGAGACCCACAGTCGCTCGCCACGCGCGCCGGCCGGCGTGCCACCGATTGAAGTCCCACCGGCCAAGGCCAGCAGCGGCCGCGTGGACCAGTCGATCGTCTTCGAGCTGGCCGACCTGGAGGTCTACTACGGCGCTTTCCGCGCGGTCCGCGGCGTGACCATGAAGATCTTCAAGAACGAGATCACCGCCTTTATCGGGCCTTCGGGGTGCGGGAAGACCACCGTGCTGCGCAGCTTTAACCGCATGCACGACGTGACGCCGGGGGCGCGCGTGGCCGGAGGCCTGCACTATCGCGGCGCCGCGCTTTACGGTCCCAACGTGTCGGCGGCCGAGGTGCGCCGGCGCATCGGCATGGTCTTTCAGAAGCCCAATCCCTTTCCCAAGAGCATCTATGACAACGTCGCCTTCGGCCCGCGCTCCAAAGGCGTGCGCTCGAAAGCCGACCTGGACGTCATCGTCGAAAAGTCGCTGCGCAGCGCGGCCCTGTGGGAAGAGGTCAAGGATCGCCTGAAGGCGTCGGCGCAAGGGATGTCCGGTGGCCAGCAGCAGCGCCTTTGCATCGCCCGCACCATCGCCGTCGGTCCGGAGGTGGTGTTGATGGACGAACCGTGCAGCGCGCTGGATCCCATCGCCACTGCCCGCATCGAGGACCTGATGCGCGAGCTCAAGAGCCAGTTCACCATCGTCATCGTCACGCACAACATGCAGCAGGCGGCGCGGGTCAGCGATCGCACCGCCTTCTTCACCACCGAGATCGATCCCAAGTCCGACCGCCGCACCGGCACGCTGGTCGAATACGACGAGACATCGAAGATCTTCTCCAACCCCAGCGACGAACGGACCGAGAACTACATCACCGGCCGCTTCGGCTGA
- a CDS encoding discoidin domain-containing protein, translating into MAVVVACLLAVGACTHSQPNYTMGTGGSSGSGGDNGSSGTGGSDNGSGGSGGLPVFGTGGSTGTGGTDNGTGGATTDASTNDAPAGDADNDAADDQADAGASDGGAVDQVSTDDAGFPIGAAVGTCIPFNWTVSASNSAPLDPPGNAVDGVATTRWSTGVPQAPGLNYQIDFGGFVQLSELRLDTGGSPGDYPRGYQVMASSDNFDFSNVIASDSPGDVAPPNSVTTIDFPPTALRGLIIQMTGTSGSWWSIHELTATCHISDGNGGLTTDLPTDNLQCTADLTAAGTPPFTRTNWTLTASSTSTMATDVITNAIDGLAATRWSSGVPQAAGQFFKVDLGSSGCVGHLEMTSPGTDFPNAFVVSVSADDNVYIPIAKGVGVSDTTIALPPHNARYVRIDQTGSSGSWWSINELTIAP; encoded by the coding sequence ATGGCCGTTGTGGTGGCTTGTTTGTTGGCTGTCGGCGCGTGCACGCATTCGCAACCGAATTACACCATGGGCACCGGCGGCAGCAGCGGCAGCGGTGGCGACAACGGCAGCAGCGGCACCGGCGGTTCTGACAATGGCTCGGGTGGCAGCGGCGGCCTACCGGTGTTCGGCACCGGCGGCAGCACGGGCACCGGCGGGACGGACAACGGCACCGGCGGAGCGACCACCGACGCATCGACGAATGACGCTCCGGCTGGCGACGCGGACAACGACGCCGCCGATGATCAAGCCGACGCTGGCGCGAGCGACGGTGGCGCGGTCGATCAGGTCAGCACCGACGACGCCGGCTTTCCCATCGGCGCCGCCGTCGGCACCTGCATCCCATTCAACTGGACGGTCAGCGCCAGCAACTCGGCGCCGCTGGATCCGCCGGGCAACGCCGTCGACGGCGTCGCCACCACCCGCTGGTCAACGGGCGTGCCGCAAGCCCCCGGCTTGAACTATCAGATCGATTTTGGCGGATTCGTTCAATTGAGCGAACTGCGTCTGGACACCGGAGGCAGCCCCGGCGACTACCCACGGGGGTATCAGGTGATGGCCTCGTCGGACAACTTCGATTTCTCCAACGTCATCGCCAGCGATTCGCCCGGCGACGTCGCGCCTCCGAACAGCGTCACCACCATCGACTTTCCGCCCACCGCGCTGCGCGGCCTCATCATCCAGATGACGGGCACCAGCGGCAGCTGGTGGTCGATCCACGAATTGACCGCCACCTGCCACATCTCCGATGGCAATGGTGGCCTCACCACTGATCTGCCCACGGACAACCTGCAGTGCACGGCGGATCTCACCGCCGCCGGAACGCCGCCGTTCACGCGCACCAACTGGACCCTGACCGCATCCAGCACCAGCACCATGGCCACCGACGTCATCACCAACGCCATCGACGGCCTGGCAGCCACGCGCTGGAGCAGCGGCGTACCCCAGGCAGCCGGGCAGTTCTTCAAGGTGGACCTCGGCTCGTCGGGTTGCGTCGGCCATCTCGAGATGACGTCGCCGGGGACCGACTTTCCCAACGCCTTCGTGGTGTCGGTGTCGGCCGATGACAACGTGTACATTCCGATCGCCAAAGGCGTGGGCGTCAGCGACACCACGATCGCCCTGCCGCCGCACAACGCGCGCTATGTCCGCATCGATCAGACCGGCAGCAGCGGATCGTGGTGGTCGATCAACGAACTGACGATCGCGCCCTAA
- a CDS encoding tetratricopeptide repeat protein, with protein MTQHRILPAVVLFLSVVGIGALVFAPAPVWARDPPAVAKLIQINRRALDDYDKKDWRSAKSHLWDAIAEGKRAGLENHPIMARTYLHLGAVYLVGLDDREVAVQFFARALRIDPTIRVSAAMETTEIAGAFLEAQTTTARLHDTGVGATANNNEAPPAAAPPPRPANAAPPPPPEKTADEEEAPPVSGSGLALDCPNADEVVRDQVATVRCSVAAGLKVSTVMLFYRLPGEGSFTGIEMKKTGQKNGWYIGQIAKEVTGGKSLQFYVEGRDQNGKAIVANGGRGSPNLMLVRDPTAAAAPAVELPPTASSAVATEPEENPLDVAPGAVVHRAASKNGSPLARKWWIGLGIGSGFGYAHGDGLESRKDLQPLFGSGAGWAGLGQASPEVGLHISPTMAVALQGRNQWIPHSGSDAKGAATSANAALLRLLFFSQPRALRFYGGPVAGYGTFRFLFSAPEPTGGGTARDTIKGGLFVAGGGAGLSYALTQTLSFMVETNALFGYSAFSVVCDLNAGLQINFY; from the coding sequence ATGACTCAGCATCGAATTTTGCCGGCTGTTGTTCTTTTTCTGTCTGTCGTCGGTATTGGTGCGCTGGTGTTTGCACCAGCGCCGGTTTGGGCCCGCGATCCGCCCGCGGTGGCGAAGTTGATCCAGATAAACCGGCGCGCGCTGGACGATTACGACAAGAAAGACTGGCGCAGCGCCAAGAGCCATCTTTGGGACGCCATCGCCGAAGGCAAGCGCGCGGGCCTGGAGAACCACCCGATCATGGCGCGGACGTACCTGCACCTCGGGGCGGTGTATCTGGTGGGTCTGGACGATCGAGAGGTGGCGGTTCAATTCTTTGCCCGCGCGCTGCGCATCGATCCGACCATCCGCGTCTCCGCCGCCATGGAGACCACCGAGATCGCCGGCGCGTTTCTCGAAGCGCAGACCACGACGGCGCGCCTACATGACACCGGCGTCGGCGCGACCGCGAACAACAATGAAGCGCCGCCAGCCGCCGCCCCACCCCCGCGCCCGGCCAATGCTGCGCCGCCACCACCACCGGAAAAAACCGCGGACGAGGAAGAAGCGCCGCCCGTGTCGGGCAGTGGTCTGGCCCTGGATTGCCCGAACGCCGACGAGGTGGTGCGCGACCAGGTGGCCACCGTTCGTTGTTCGGTGGCCGCCGGTCTGAAGGTCAGCACGGTGATGCTGTTCTATCGCCTGCCGGGTGAAGGAAGCTTCACCGGCATAGAGATGAAGAAGACCGGTCAAAAGAACGGCTGGTACATCGGCCAGATCGCCAAGGAAGTCACCGGCGGCAAGTCATTGCAGTTCTACGTCGAGGGCCGTGATCAGAACGGCAAAGCCATCGTCGCCAACGGCGGCCGTGGCAGCCCCAATTTGATGCTGGTGCGTGACCCAACCGCCGCCGCCGCGCCCGCCGTCGAGCTCCCGCCCACCGCATCCTCCGCGGTCGCCACCGAACCGGAGGAAAATCCGCTGGATGTCGCGCCCGGGGCAGTGGTTCATCGCGCCGCCAGCAAGAACGGGTCGCCGCTGGCGCGCAAATGGTGGATCGGCCTCGGCATTGGCAGTGGATTCGGTTACGCCCATGGCGACGGGCTGGAGAGCCGCAAGGACCTTCAGCCGTTGTTTGGTTCGGGGGCCGGGTGGGCGGGCTTGGGGCAGGCGTCGCCCGAAGTGGGGCTGCACATCAGTCCGACCATGGCGGTGGCGTTGCAGGGGCGCAATCAATGGATCCCGCACTCGGGCTCGGACGCCAAGGGAGCGGCGACCAGCGCCAACGCGGCTTTGTTGCGTCTGCTGTTTTTCTCCCAGCCGCGCGCGCTGCGTTTTTACGGCGGTCCGGTGGCCGGGTACGGGACGTTTCGCTTTCTCTTCAGCGCGCCTGAACCAACTGGCGGCGGCACCGCCCGCGACACCATCAAAGGCGGGCTCTTTGTCGCAGGTGGCGGCGCGGGGCTGTCCTACGCGCTAACCCAGACTCTGTCTTTCATGGTTGAAACAAACGCATTGTTCGGGTACTCCGCATTCTCGGTCGTTTGCGATTTGAACGCCGGATTGCAAATAAACTTCTATTGA
- a CDS encoding response regulator, with amino-acid sequence MLSVAAPSGPVLVVDDDRSIREAVSELLSDAGYEVKVAENGAVALDVVRGPQKPALLLLDMMMPVMSGFELLELLEDGDVDLNQVPIVVLSAFSAPLGPSGARGGVKACLCKPVKAALLLETVGLCCHRAAALGPEAPSS; translated from the coding sequence ATGCTGAGCGTGGCGGCGCCGTCAGGGCCGGTGTTGGTGGTGGACGATGACCGTTCAATCCGCGAGGCGGTCAGCGAGCTGCTCAGCGATGCCGGCTACGAGGTCAAGGTGGCCGAGAACGGCGCCGTGGCGCTGGATGTGGTGCGCGGCCCGCAAAAGCCGGCCCTGTTGCTGCTGGACATGATGATGCCGGTGATGAGCGGCTTCGAGTTGCTGGAGCTGCTCGAGGACGGCGACGTTGATCTGAACCAGGTGCCGATCGTCGTGCTGTCCGCGTTCAGCGCGCCGCTCGGTCCGTCAGGCGCCCGTGGCGGGGTCAAGGCGTGTCTGTGCAAACCGGTGAAGGCGGCGCTCCTGCTCGAGACGGTGGGCCTGTGCTGTCACCGCGCCGCCGCTCTTGGTCCCGAAGCGCCGTCGTCCTGA
- a CDS encoding HipA domain-containing protein, giving the protein MPVERRTVDVVASWVGLGEPVRMGRLHATPSRGKEIFSFKYDRTWLESKHALVIDPGLRLDPGPQHVPTGRDTFGVFLDSSPDRWGRVLLQRREAQRARTENRRERTLVESDYLLGVYDGHRLGGLRFRIDGGPFLDDNIELASPPWTSLRELEHASLQLERVGVERDPSYGKWLSMLIAPGRSLGGSRPKASVLDTEKRLWIAKFPSANDTDDIGAWESVAHALAEKAGVIVAAADRKRFGKKHHTFLSRRFDRTDAGERIHFASAMTMLERGDGEEGASYIDLAGVLTQRGAHTPRDLEQLWRRIVFFVCISNVDDHLRNHGFLLEKKGWALAPAYDMNPVARGDGLTLNISETDNAQDLELVLDVAKHFRVKAGRAKEIVGEVETAVGQWRAEAKRAGILRAEQDRMANAFRFANRLA; this is encoded by the coding sequence ATGCCCGTTGAACGCCGCACGGTCGACGTCGTCGCCAGCTGGGTCGGGCTCGGGGAACCTGTGCGGATGGGCCGACTGCATGCGACGCCTTCGAGGGGCAAGGAGATCTTCTCATTCAAGTACGATCGCACGTGGCTCGAGTCGAAGCACGCGCTGGTCATAGACCCCGGTCTTCGTTTGGACCCCGGGCCACAACACGTCCCGACCGGCCGGGACACATTCGGCGTTTTCTTGGATTCGTCGCCCGACCGGTGGGGGCGCGTGCTGCTGCAACGTCGCGAAGCGCAGCGCGCGCGGACAGAAAATCGGCGCGAGCGGACCTTGGTCGAATCGGATTACCTCCTCGGCGTCTACGACGGGCACCGCCTTGGCGGACTCCGCTTCAGGATCGATGGCGGCCCTTTCCTCGATGACAACATCGAGCTGGCGTCGCCGCCGTGGACGTCCCTCCGCGAGCTCGAGCATGCGAGCCTTCAGCTCGAGCGGGTGGGCGTCGAGCGTGACCCGTCCTATGGCAAGTGGCTCAGCATGCTGATCGCGCCCGGGCGCTCACTTGGTGGATCGCGCCCGAAGGCTAGCGTCCTCGACACAGAGAAGCGCCTTTGGATCGCGAAGTTCCCCAGCGCCAACGACACCGACGACATCGGTGCGTGGGAGAGCGTCGCGCACGCGCTCGCGGAGAAGGCCGGCGTCATCGTCGCCGCCGCGGACCGCAAACGCTTCGGCAAGAAACACCACACGTTCTTGAGTCGACGCTTCGATCGCACCGACGCCGGGGAGCGCATCCATTTCGCCTCCGCGATGACGATGCTGGAACGGGGCGATGGCGAAGAGGGCGCCTCATATATCGACCTCGCTGGCGTGCTCACCCAACGCGGGGCGCACACGCCGCGCGACCTCGAGCAGTTGTGGCGCCGCATCGTCTTCTTCGTGTGCATCTCGAATGTCGACGACCACCTGCGCAACCATGGCTTTCTCCTCGAGAAGAAAGGCTGGGCGCTGGCGCCGGCCTACGATATGAACCCCGTGGCCCGTGGCGACGGGCTTACGCTCAATATATCGGAGACTGACAACGCCCAGGATCTCGAGCTCGTGCTCGACGTGGCGAAGCACTTCCGGGTGAAGGCGGGGCGCGCCAAGGAGATCGTGGGCGAGGTAGAAACCGCTGTCGGGCAATGGCGTGCCGAGGCCAAGCGGGCGGGCATCTTGCGGGCGGAGCAGGACCGGATGGCGAACGCCTTCCGGTTCGCGAATCGGCTCGCATGA
- a CDS encoding helix-turn-helix transcriptional regulator — protein sequence MSRTARSPLPGVARALAELGENIRLARRRRKLSASLVAERAGMTRPTLRAIERGDFGVTLGSYANVLHCLGLEKDLGNVGRDDELGRKLQDAALTPANPRKKPGSHDAR from the coding sequence ATGTCACGGACGGCCCGCTCCCCTCTGCCGGGTGTTGCTCGCGCGCTTGCCGAACTGGGGGAGAACATCCGCCTTGCGCGTCGGAGGCGGAAGCTCTCGGCTTCGTTGGTCGCTGAGCGGGCGGGCATGACGCGACCGACGTTGCGCGCCATCGAACGAGGCGACTTCGGCGTGACATTGGGTTCCTACGCCAACGTCCTGCATTGCCTTGGGCTCGAGAAGGATCTCGGGAACGTCGGCCGGGACGATGAACTTGGCCGCAAGCTGCAGGACGCTGCGCTGACTCCCGCGAACCCTCGCAAGAAGCCCGGGTCGCACGATGCCCGTTGA